The Amycolatopsis japonica nucleotide sequence AAGGCGAACCGGTTCTTCGCGCCGCTCGCCTGAGCGAAGACCTCGCCGATGACGCCGCCGTGGGTGAACACGGCGATCCTGCGGTCCGGGTTGGCCGCCGCGAGCCTGCCGATGGCCGCCTTGATCCGCCCGCCGAACGACTCCATCGTCTCCGCGCCGGGGATGACGTCCCAGCGCTGTTCGCGCCACAGCTCTTCGACGATCGGGTGACCTTCGTGGGTGTAGCGCCGGAAGAGGCCGTTTTCCCAGTCTCCGAGGTGGATCTCCCGCAGGTCCGGCTCGACCTCCGGGGTGAGCCCGAGCTTCGCCGCCAGCGGTGCCGCGGTCTGCGGCGTCCGGCGCAGCGTCGTCACGTACAGCGCGGAGATCCGCTCGTCCGCCAGGCGGCGGCCCACCCGCTCGGCGTGGTCCCTGCCCTCCGGCGCGAGATCCGGATCGGCCTGCCCGTCGACGAGTTCGAACGGGTTGTCGCCCTTCGCCGGAGCGGATTCACCGTGGCGGACAAGGAAGATCTCGGTCGCGCCCGGGGGAGGTGAGAACCGGTGCTGGCGGTATTCGACTTCCTGCTCAGGGGTACTCATACCCCGGACCCTACCCAGGTCGTGTCCGGTCTTCAGCCGAGCTGTTTGTCCACGAAACACCAGCGCCACGTCTCGCCGGGCTCGTGGCTGCGCATCACCGGATGCAGGGTGTCGTGGAAATGCTCGGTCGCGTGTTTGCCCGGCGACGAATCGCAGCAGGCGACGTTCCCGCATTTGACGCATTCGCGCAGATGCACCCAGGTCATCCCGTTCTCGACGCAGACCGCGCACACGTCGGGGGAGCTGGGCTCGACCGACGGCCAGTTCTTGGTCAGATGTTTGCAGGATCCCGCCGTCGCGGCGGGGGTGCGCAGTTCCCGATCGGAGTCCGGCACGGTCTCCTCCTCCCTGTCCAGCATGGATTCCTCGATGTCGAGGCGTTCGAGGATCCGGCGCAGGACATCATCATCGGCCATTCCGGAGTCGCGCGCCTCCAGGAACTTCTCCCGTTCGACTTCGAGCAGCCTCAGCCGCAGGCGCCGGTACGCGTCGCTCGGCGTCTCGGTCAGCGCGCTCTGCCTGCCGAGTTCCTCCCACGCCGAGTCCGAGCGGTGCTGGAGCCGGCTGCGCAGCCGTTCGACGATGTCTTCCGGATCCTCGGGGGTCCGGATCTTCTCCAGTTCTTCGAGCGCGGCCCTGGTCATGTCGTGGAGCACGGCCGCCTCCTGCAGCGCGTCCTCGGCCGGATCGGGCGGCGGCAGTTTCAGACGGCGGACCAGTACCGGCAGCGTCGTCCCGTGCAGCAGCAGTGTTCCCGCCACCACCACGAACGCGACCAGCACCAGCACGGCCCGCTGCGGGGTGTCCGCGGGCAGGACGAACGCCGCCGCGAGCGTGACGACGCCGCGCATCCCCGCCCAGGCGATCACGGCCGAGTACCGCCACGGCCAGGCGTGACGGCGGAACACCCGGCGCGCCAGGCCGATCCCCGCCATCCAGACGATCCGGGTGACGATCGTGGCGGCCAGCGTGGCGGCGCAGATCAGGACCAGTTCCAGCGCGGTCAGCCCGCTGTCGCCGACCTCGGTCATGATCCGGCGGACCTGCAGCCCGATCAGCAGGAAGACGATGTTCTCCAGCAGGAACTGGATGGTCTGCCAGTTCAGCCTGCTGGCCAGCCGCGAGCGGCCCGAAAGCATGCTCGGCGCCTTGTGCCCGAGGATCAGCCCCGCGACGACCACGGAGATCACGCCGGAACCGTGGATCGCCTCGGCGGCCAGATAGGCGACGAACGGCACCACCAGGGAAAGCGCGGTGTCGGTGACCGGATCCTCGAGCCGGGTGCGGATCAGCGCGGCGAGTGCGCCGACGGCGAACCCGATCACCAGGCCACCACCGGCGGCCAGCAGGAAATCGCCGCCGACCTGCAGCAGGCTCACCGAACCCGCGATGGCCGCGATGGCGGTCCGCAACGCGACCAGCGCGGCCGCGTCGTTGAACAGGCTTTCGCCCTCCAACAGCCGGGTCAGCTTGCGAGGCATCCCGACCTTGCGGGCGACGGCGGTGGCCGCGACCGCGTCCGGCGGCGCGACCACCGCGCCGATCGCGAGCCCGGCGGCCAGCGGCAGACCGGGGATCACCAGCCACGCCACGACCCCGACCGCGGCCGTGGTGAAGATGACGAGCCCCACCGACAACAGCAGGATCGGCCCGCGGTTGCGGCGGAAGTCGATGAGCGACGTGCGGATCGCGGTGGCGTACAGCAGCGGGGGTAACAGCCCCAGCAACACGACCTCCGGGTCCAGTTCGTACTCCGGGACGCCCGGCACGTACGAGGCGACGACCCCGACCGCGATCAGGCACAGCGGCGCCGACCAGTCGAGTTTCCGCGCCGCGGCGGTGACCAGGAGGACGGCCACCACCAGTGCCACGAGTTCTACCGCGATCTCCACGCCGCTCATCATCACCCGGGAGGCTCAGAGCGCGCGCACCGAGGCCCGGCTACCGCTCTTCGAAACGCACCAGATTGCCCGCCGGATCGCGGAAAGAGCAGTCGAAGGCGCCGTAGGACTGCCGGACCGGTTCCTGGACGACGTCGGCACCCGTCGCCTGGATCCGGTCGAAGGTGTCGATCAGGTCCGGCGTGGACAGCACGATGATCCCGTGGACGCCCTTGGCCATCAGTTCGGCGATCGTCGCGCGTTCCTCGTCGGTGAGCTCCTCGGCCGCGAGCGGCCGGAGCACGAGCGACGTCCCCGGCTGCCCCGGCGGGCCGACCGTGGCGTGGAGCGGGCCCTCGTCCCGCACTTCGAAGCCCAGGATGTCGCGATAGAAGGAAACCGAAGCCTCGAGATCGTCTGCGGGGAGGTAGGACGCCTGAATCGAGAGGGTCATACGACTCAAGGTAGGTCGGCGCGCGGCGGCGTCGCTTCTCGATTCCTGATCGGTCGCATGACCTGTTTGACGACGCAGCCGGGCATGCCCCGGCCGTCTTCCGCGGCCTGCTTGCGGTACGCGCTCGGCGAGATGCCGACCAGTTCGGAGAACCGCGTGCTGAACGTGCCCAGCGACGAGAAACCGACGTCGAAGCAGACCTCGGTGACCGACATGTCCCCGCGCCGCAACAGCATCATGGCCCGCTCGATCCGGCGGGTCATCAGGTAGCTGTAGGGCGATTCGCCGTACGCGGCCCGGAACTCGCGGCTCAGATGCCCGGCGGAGACGTGCACGCCGCGCGCCAGGGCTTCGACGTCCAAGGGCTGCGCGTAGTCGCGATCGATCCGGTCGCGGACGCGGCGCAGCATCGCGAGATCCCGCAGGCGCGGGTCGGGTTTGCCGGTCACCCGGAAAGCGTAACCCACGCCGGACGCCGAAAGGCCCCCTTCGCCGGGCGGCGAAGGGGGCCCTCTCAGGCGACTCCCGGACTAGAGCGTGATCTTGTCGACGTTGGGACCGCCGTTCGCCGTGGTGGCGACGGCCTTGATCTTGTTGGCTCCCGCCGCCAAGGTCACCTTGACGGTTCTCGTCGTCCAGTTCGGCCAGGCCCCGGTGCCGCCGAAGCCGACGCCCGACGCGCTGATCGAGCCGTTGACGGAGAAGTCGAGCGGCCGGTTCGCCGTCGTGCCGTTGGCGTACCGGACGACGACGTCGTAGGTGCCGGCGGAGGGCACGTTCACCGTCCACTCGACCGAGCTGCCAGCCACGTTGTCGTAGTTGACGAACCCGGTGCCGGTGAACCCGGCGTGGTTGGACTCCACCGCGCCCTGGTCGATCGTGGCGTCCTCGGCCTGGTAATCGACCGGGTCGCTCGGGCCGGAGCCGTCGGCCGGGACGGTCTGCGTCCCGGTGTTCCAGCCCGAGACCCGCACCGAAGGCTTGGAGCCCTTGAGGTCGGCCGTGCGGTACTTCGCGGTCAGCGTGGTCGTTTCACCCGGCCAGAGGCTCACCGCGTTGTCGTTCCACTCCACCGGCAGCACCGGCTTGCCCGCGGCGTCCACGACCTTCGAGTCGACGTAGAACGCCGGGAGCTTGCCGCCCGAGGTGTTCTTCAGCGTCACGGTGGTCGTGGTGGTGCCGTCGGCGCCGGCCACCGACTTCGCCGTCGCGCTGACGGCGGACTGGCCGAGGTTCTTCAGCCCGGTCAGATCGGCGTAGCCCGACTGGGGTGTGTAGTACCAGTCGCTGCCGCCCCAGTTCAGCGTGTCGGCCTTGGTGGAGAGCCAGTACACGTTGCGGCTGACCTCCTTGCCGGACGAGTCGGTGAGCACGAGTTTCGCGAGGTAGGTGCTCGACAGCCCGCTCACCGCCGGGACGGTGACCGCGGTGGCCTTGGCGCCCAGCGCGCCGACCGACAGCCCGGTCTTGGTGTTGCTGTACTTCTCGGTGCCGTCGAGGTTGTACAGCTTCGTGGTCGCCGTCAGCCCGCTCACCGCGTTCGACGTCTGGTTGATCACCACGACCGACCGATTGTCGTGCGAGTACTGGATGTGCAGCGGCTCGTTGGCCTTCTTCGCCCCGTAGTAGGCGCCGTTCTGGTCCATGTAGGCGTCGAACAGCTGCCAGTGCAGCGAGGTCCACGGGCTGTTGAGCATCCAGTAGATCAACCCGGTCGACGGGTTGGTCGAGTCGGTGTAGTTGCGCGAGTGCGACTCGAATTCGGCGCGGACGTTCTCGTACTGCGCGAGCTGCGCCTTCCGCACGAAGTCGTTCAGGTCCGCGGGCGCGCCATAGCGCTTGGTGAGCGCGTTGCCGAACAGCTTCAGGTTCCCGAAGGTCTCCGAGGACGAGCGGTGGTACTGCGCGGCCGACGGATCCTTCCACATCGTTTCCAGCTCAGCGGCCGACATCATCCGCTTCAACGTGTCCATCGTCGGGATGTCGACGCCCGCGCTGGTCTCGGAGTTGAAGCTCCACGCGCCGCCGCGCTCCTTTTGCGACTTGTCGTACCAGTAGACCGGCGGGACGTAGTCGTACGGACCGTTCATCTTCATCCCCGAAGCACCCGTGATCGGGGACGGCCGCTTCGACGCGGACGGGATGACCGGCGGCAGGAAGTCGGCGGCCTTCATCGCGTCGAGGTAGCCCTGCTCGATCCGCTTGTCCGGCGCGAAGTCGGAGCCGATGTGGAACGAGATGACGCTCGGGTGGTCACGCAGGCGCTCGGCCTCGGAGAACATAGACGCCTTGGCGATCGGGTAGTCCGACTCGACCCACGGCTCGCCCTTCTCTTCGCCGTTGACCTGGCCTTCCCACTTGTCGCAGCATTCCCAGCCGGGCATGGTCAGCACGCCGAGGTCGTCGGCGAGGTCGAAGAACTCGTCCGGCTCGATGTGGCCTTCCAGCCGGACGGTGTTGAGCCCGAGGTTCAGCACGTACTTGAGCTTGTCGGCCGCCGCGGTCTCGTTCCAGCGCAGGAACAGGTCCGGCGTGTAGCCGCCGCCGCGGATCAGCAGCGGTTTGCCGTTGACGCTGTACTGCCGCGCACCGCTGGAGTTCAGCGGCGCCTTGACGTCGCGGACACCGAACTTCGACTTCGAGGCGTCCGACGCCGTGCCGCCGACACTCGCGGTGAGGTCGAGTTCGTACCGGTGCTGTCCGCCCATTCCGGCGGGCCACCACAGGTTGGGCTTGTCGAGACCGACGATGGGGAAGGTGACGGTCTTGCGCTCCTTCGCGGCCAGCGAGACGGTCTGGCTGACCGGCTTGCCCGCGACCGTGCCGGCGACGGTGGTCTGCACCGCGCCCGCCGAGTCGTTGCGGACGTCGGCCTTCACCGTGAGGTCGGCGTGGTCGAGCGACGAGTTCAGCTTCTGGACGACGTGGGCGCTGCGCAGCGCGACCGGGCCGCCGCGCCGGACGAGGACGTCGCGCACGATGCCCATGTTCTGGTCCGGCGGGGTCTGCGCCCAGTCGATCCAGCCCATCGAGAGGTCGTTGTTGGGGTCGTTGGGGTAGACCTTGAACGCGACGCTGTTGACGCCCTGGCGCACGTGCTCGGTGATATCCAGGTCGTGGCGGGTGTAGGCGCCGTTGACCTGGTCCTTCGTCGCGATCCGGGTGCCGTTGACCCAGACGTCGGCCTTGGAGAGCACGCCGCTGAAGTCGAGGTACGTGCGCTTCGAGGTGTCCTCGACGTTCAGGTCCGTGCGGTACCACCACGGCACCGAGAACTGCGCGGTCGGGACGTTCTTCATGTTCGTCGAATAGAACGGGTCGGCGTACTTGCCGTTCTGCAGCAGTCCGGCGTAGACCGTCGAACGCGACGACACCGGGTACCAGCCGGCGGTGGGGAAGCCCGGCTTCGACACCGCCGAATCATCGCTGACCTGCGCCGAAGACTGGATCACGAAACCGGGGATCGGGGTGGCGTTGCCCGCGGCCGGCGGGACGGCCACCTCCGCGCCGGTTGCGACGGGAGCGGTGGTCACCCCGCAGACCGCGGCGGCCAGCGCGGTGACGGTCAAGGCCAGTAACGGGATCCGGGTTCTCTTCTGCCGAAAACTCACGAGCGCGCCTCCTCGGGCACACGGCGGCGGACCTGGGCGGAAATCGTTAAGAAAGTTCCCTAACAATGTTGGGGGAGATAGTAGCCGTCACTTCGCGCGGGGAACAGACCCTTGCACCGGGTTCGTCAGCGGTGGAAGCTCCGGCGGAGAGCGGCCGCGCGCAGGCAGAGCAGGAGCGGCAGGGACGCGTCGTCACGCAGCCTCGGCGGCAGCGAGGGCGCGTCGGCCAGGTCGGAGCCGCCGGAAAGATCCTCGCCGAGCGCGGCGAGGTCGACGTCGAGCATGGTCGTGCCCGCGCTGTACAGCTTCTCGGCGCCGCGCGTACGACGTGTCAGCAGGGTGGCGCTGTCCACGGACAGTTCGGTGATCCCCAGGAACTCCGGTTTCGCGCCGCGTTCCATCCAGCGCGCGAACCCGGTCAGCCTGGTGGAGGAGATCTCGCCGGGCAGGAGGCCGGTCTCCTCGCGAAGTTCCCGCTCCATCCCGGCGATCACCGCGGTGTGCAGCATCCGGCGGCGTCCACCGTCGGGGGTATCGAGATCCTGGGGTTCCAGCGAGCCGCTGCCCGACGGCGCGAGCAGCAGCGCGCTCGCGGAGTTCCGGCCGGACTGGCGCACCACGACCAGCTTGCCGTCGGAGGTGAACGCGATGGTCGAGACACCGACCAGATCGGCCAGTTCGCTGCTCGCCAGCGTGCGGAGGCTGCCCGACGAGTCGGCCAGTTCCTCGCGGCGGAGGTCGTACTCCTCGCCGGTGTCGGTCTTGGTGATCCGCAGGGTCGACAGTTCGTTGGAGCACACGGCGTCGAAGAACCGCGCTCGATGCAGCCGGATCGGGGCGGGCGCGGCGCCTGCGGCGGGAAGCGGTTCGCCGCGCATGCCGACGATGGCGCCGTTGAACAGCAGGCGACCCTTCGCGCGCAAGGGAAGGACGTGCGGCGCCGTCGCCTTGAGCTTGGGCGGCAGGCGGTACGGCTCCTCGGCGACGACGATCCGGAAGTTCCCCGCTGTCAGTGCTTCGTCGATCACGTCGCTGACCAGCGCCGTTCCCCGCGCCGGTACGGAGAGGTAGGCCGCCCCAGGGTAGGCGGGCGGGGGCGGAAGTTCGGCGGTGGGGAAGGGGGCGGCGATCGCGCTGAACTCGTACCCGGCCCAGCGCGCCCGAAGCAGCCGGAGATCCCGCACGAACGTGGTGGTGCCCAAAGCCAAGGCCAGCACGGAAAGCGCGATACCGAAGGCACTGGGCAGGATCGTCGCCACCCCGAGGACGACGCCGACCCCGGACGCCGCGACGGGCCACTCGCGTGCGGCCGAGTAGGCGAAGTGGTCGGCCTTCGCCCTCGCCCGGCGGGTCAGTTTTCCCATCGCCACCTTGTTTATCACGGGAAGGTTGGGCGAAGTGGGGCTTTAGCGGACAGGCGCCACGTAGTGCCATTGCCCGTCGACGCGGACGAAGTGGCTGTTCTCGTGCATGCTGTCCGCCCGGCGATCCTGGCGGTAGTGGGCCCGGAACTCCACGGTGCCCTCGTTCTCCAGCAGTCCGCCGCCGGTCTTGCCGAGGATCTCCAGGAACGTCCAGCGCTGCCCCGGGTCGAGTTCGAGATCGGCGGGCCGCGTCTTCGGATGCCAGGTCTTCGTGAGGTACGCGGTGTCGCCGACGGCGAACGCGCTGAACCGCGATCGCATCAGGAGTTCGGCGGTCGGCGCGGTCGCGTCACCCCGGTGGAAGCGGCCGCAGCAAACGCTGTAGGGCTCGCCAAGACCGCAGGGGCAACGGGAATCGTCGGTGATCACAGGCACGCCGCCGATTGTGTCATCGTGCCGTCGCGATGCTTTCGAGGTCCCGGGCC carries:
- a CDS encoding histidine phosphatase family protein — protein: MSTPEQEVEYRQHRFSPPPGATEIFLVRHGESAPAKGDNPFELVDGQADPDLAPEGRDHAERVGRRLADERISALYVTTLRRTPQTAAPLAAKLGLTPEVEPDLREIHLGDWENGLFRRYTHEGHPIVEELWREQRWDVIPGAETMESFGGRIKAAIGRLAAANPDRRIAVFTHGGVIGEVFAQASGAKNRFAFLGADNGSISHLVVSGGNWMVRRFNDTSHLQSPFG
- a CDS encoding Na+/H+ antiporter, whose product is MSGVEIAVELVALVVAVLLVTAAARKLDWSAPLCLIAVGVVASYVPGVPEYELDPEVVLLGLLPPLLYATAIRTSLIDFRRNRGPILLLSVGLVIFTTAAVGVVAWLVIPGLPLAAGLAIGAVVAPPDAVAATAVARKVGMPRKLTRLLEGESLFNDAAALVALRTAIAAIAGSVSLLQVGGDFLLAAGGGLVIGFAVGALAALIRTRLEDPVTDTALSLVVPFVAYLAAEAIHGSGVISVVVAGLILGHKAPSMLSGRSRLASRLNWQTIQFLLENIVFLLIGLQVRRIMTEVGDSGLTALELVLICAATLAATIVTRIVWMAGIGLARRVFRRHAWPWRYSAVIAWAGMRGVVTLAAAFVLPADTPQRAVLVLVAFVVVAGTLLLHGTTLPVLVRRLKLPPPDPAEDALQEAAVLHDMTRAALEELEKIRTPEDPEDIVERLRSRLQHRSDSAWEELGRQSALTETPSDAYRRLRLRLLEVEREKFLEARDSGMADDDVLRRILERLDIEESMLDREEETVPDSDRELRTPAATAGSCKHLTKNWPSVEPSSPDVCAVCVENGMTWVHLRECVKCGNVACCDSSPGKHATEHFHDTLHPVMRSHEPGETWRWCFVDKQLG
- a CDS encoding VOC family protein is translated as MTLSIQASYLPADDLEASVSFYRDILGFEVRDEGPLHATVGPPGQPGTSLVLRPLAAEELTDEERATIAELMAKGVHGIIVLSTPDLIDTFDRIQATGADVVQEPVRQSYGAFDCSFRDPAGNLVRFEER
- a CDS encoding helix-turn-helix transcriptional regulator, whose amino-acid sequence is MLRRVRDRIDRDYAQPLDVEALARGVHVSAGHLSREFRAAYGESPYSYLMTRRIERAMMLLRRGDMSVTEVCFDVGFSSLGTFSTRFSELVGISPSAYRKQAAEDGRGMPGCVVKQVMRPIRNREATPPRADLP
- a CDS encoding glycosyl hydrolase 2 galactose-binding domain-containing protein, whose protein sequence is MSFRQKRTRIPLLALTVTALAAAVCGVTTAPVATGAEVAVPPAAGNATPIPGFVIQSSAQVSDDSAVSKPGFPTAGWYPVSSRSTVYAGLLQNGKYADPFYSTNMKNVPTAQFSVPWWYRTDLNVEDTSKRTYLDFSGVLSKADVWVNGTRIATKDQVNGAYTRHDLDITEHVRQGVNSVAFKVYPNDPNNDLSMGWIDWAQTPPDQNMGIVRDVLVRRGGPVALRSAHVVQKLNSSLDHADLTVKADVRNDSAGAVQTTVAGTVAGKPVSQTVSLAAKERKTVTFPIVGLDKPNLWWPAGMGGQHRYELDLTASVGGTASDASKSKFGVRDVKAPLNSSGARQYSVNGKPLLIRGGGYTPDLFLRWNETAAADKLKYVLNLGLNTVRLEGHIEPDEFFDLADDLGVLTMPGWECCDKWEGQVNGEEKGEPWVESDYPIAKASMFSEAERLRDHPSVISFHIGSDFAPDKRIEQGYLDAMKAADFLPPVIPSASKRPSPITGASGMKMNGPYDYVPPVYWYDKSQKERGGAWSFNSETSAGVDIPTMDTLKRMMSAAELETMWKDPSAAQYHRSSSETFGNLKLFGNALTKRYGAPADLNDFVRKAQLAQYENVRAEFESHSRNYTDSTNPSTGLIYWMLNSPWTSLHWQLFDAYMDQNGAYYGAKKANEPLHIQYSHDNRSVVVINQTSNAVSGLTATTKLYNLDGTEKYSNTKTGLSVGALGAKATAVTVPAVSGLSSTYLAKLVLTDSSGKEVSRNVYWLSTKADTLNWGGSDWYYTPQSGYADLTGLKNLGQSAVSATAKSVAGADGTTTTTVTLKNTSGGKLPAFYVDSKVVDAAGKPVLPVEWNDNAVSLWPGETTTLTAKYRTADLKGSKPSVRVSGWNTGTQTVPADGSGPSDPVDYQAEDATIDQGAVESNHAGFTGTGFVNYDNVAGSSVEWTVNVPSAGTYDVVVRYANGTTANRPLDFSVNGSISASGVGFGGTGAWPNWTTRTVKVTLAAGANKIKAVATTANGGPNVDKITL
- a CDS encoding YchJ family protein — translated: MITDDSRCPCGLGEPYSVCCGRFHRGDATAPTAELLMRSRFSAFAVGDTAYLTKTWHPKTRPADLELDPGQRWTFLEILGKTGGGLLENEGTVEFRAHYRQDRRADSMHENSHFVRVDGQWHYVAPVR